Proteins encoded in a region of the Vicia villosa cultivar HV-30 ecotype Madison, WI linkage group LG5, Vvil1.0, whole genome shotgun sequence genome:
- the LOC131601355 gene encoding 26S proteasome non-ATPase regulatory subunit 2 homolog A-like: protein MAGNEDDREMLQDILYNSKLSEGYLALARDLEVMEAKSPMDIYKKSEATIFNCQKHCLSSYFEDWLFKHEEHGRTNAVACLGMISLWDVDSGLAQLRKCFPMKDVYGMK, encoded by the exons ATGGCTGGAAATGAAGACGACAGAGAAATGTTGCAGGATATCTTATACAATTCTAAGTTAAGTGAAGGATATCTAGCTCTTGCTCGTGATCTTGAAGTCATGGAGGCCAAGTCCCCTATGGATATATACAAG aaatcagaagctactATTTTTAACTGCCAAAAACATTGCTTAAGCAGCTATTTTGAAGATTGGCTTTTCAAACACGAGGAACACGGGAGGACTAATGCTGTAGCATGCCTG GGTATGATTTCACTCTGGGATGTTGACTCTGGTCTGGCACAACTTCGCAAGTGCTTTCCCATGAAAGATGTGTATggcatgaaataa